The Pseudomonas sp. IAC-BECa141 genome contains the following window.
CTGATCCAGTCGCGCACCGCCGAGAACGAGCGGGCGCGGGTGATTGCCGCCAACAACATTCTCAACGCGCTGTTCATGGTGATTTCGGCGATTGTCACCATCGTGTTGTTGAGCGTGGTCAAGCTATCGATCCCGCAGCTGTTCCTGGTGGTGTCGCTGCTGAACATCGGCGTCAACGCCTACATCTTCAAGATCGTTCCCGAGTTCAGCATGCGTTTCATGATCTGGCTGCTCAGCCATTCCATGTACCGCGTCGAGCATCGCAACCTTGAGGCGATTCCCGATGAGGGCGCGGCGTTGCTGGTGTGCAACCACGTTTCGTTCGTCGATGCCTTGCTGATTGGTGGTGCGGTACGTCGGCCGATTCGCTTTGTCATGTACTACAAGATCTACAACCTGCCGGTGCTGAACTTTATCTTTCGTACAGCGGGGACGATTCCCATCGCCGGACGCCAGGAAGACATCCAGATCTACGAAAAGGCCTTCACCCGGATTGCCCGGTATCTGAAGGAAGGTGAGCTGGTTTGCATCTTCCCGGAGGGCAAGTTGACCGCCGATGGCGAGATCAACGAGTTCAAGGGCGGGCTGACGCGGATTCTCGAAGAGACACCGGTGCCGGTGATTCCGCTGGCGTTGCAGGGGTTATGGGGGAGTTTTTTCAGTCGCGATCCGAACAAAGGGGTGTTCCGGCGCTTGTGGTCGCGGGTGACGCTGGTGGCGGGTAAGCCGGTCGCCGTTGACGCGGCGCAACCAGCGGAGCTTCAGGCGATGGTCGGGGAATTGCGCGGGACTGTCAGGTAGTTATCAAGAAAGCCGCCATCCCTGACGGATGGCGGCAACGGCTCAGGCGCTGACCTTGAGCCCGATCAGCCCTGCGACGATCAACGCCACACTGGCCAGGCGGATCAGCGCCATCGATTCGCCAAACAAAATGATCCCGGCAATCACCGTGCCCACGGCACCGACCCCGGTCCAGATCGCATAAGCCGTGCCCAGCGGTAGTTCCTTCATCGCCAGCCCCAGCAAGCCCAAGCTGACTGCCATGGCGGCAACGGTGAGAACGGTCGGAAG
Protein-coding sequences here:
- the sugE gene encoding quaternary ammonium compound efflux SMR transporter SugE; this encodes MSWIILFFAGLFEVGWAVGLKYTDGFTRPLPTVLTVAAMAVSLGLLGLAMKELPLGTAYAIWTGVGAVGTVIAGIILFGESMALIRLASVALIVAGLIGLKVSA